AGAAGCTGAGTATGCTGCATTTGAGGAGAAGGTCAAACGAACTGTTTACCTTGATAACATCTCACCCCAGGTCACCGAATCTGTTATGAGAACTGCACTTTCTCAGTTTGGGAATGTGAAAAGTGTTCAGTTCATTCCAAATTACTTGGAATCAAGGAACATCCCACACTGTGCACTGGTGGAGATGGAAAATCCGAAGCAAGCCAGTGTCATTGTCAAGGAGATAGCGGAATTCCCTTTCATGATTTTGGGGATGCCAAGGCCTGTGAGGGCACGTCCTGCTGTGGCCAACATGTTTGATGAGCGCCCTGCTATGCCTGGAAGACGGATAGAGTGTCATTGGTTGGAGCCGGAAGATCCTAACTTTGAAGTGGCAAAGAAACTGAAGGAACTGCATGGAAGGCATACTGCAGAAGCTGCTTTTTTGCTCAAGAAACAGctggaggaagaagagaagctTGCAAAGATGCAAAACGAGACCCTAAAAGCAAATTATAAGAAGTAT
This Pyrus communis chromosome 6, drPyrComm1.1, whole genome shotgun sequence DNA region includes the following protein-coding sequences:
- the LOC137737571 gene encoding ASI1-immunoprecipitated protein 1 → MGTSEAEYAAFEEKVKRTVYLDNISPQVTESVMRTALSQFGNVKSVQFIPNYLESRNIPHCALVEMENPKQASVIVKEIAEFPFMILGMPRPVRARPAVANMFDERPAMPGRRIECHWLEPEDPNFEVAKKLKELHGRHTAEAAFLLKKQLEEEEKLAKMQNETLKANYKKYEMVDSVMSDGTARRLARRYNIRVSDD